In Arthrobacter sp. CDRTa11, one DNA window encodes the following:
- the dapA gene encoding 4-hydroxy-tetrahydrodipicolinate synthase: MADTSANIPALGTLLTAMVTPFTKDGAVDYKQAAELAVKLVDDGCDGLVVTGTTGETSTLTDEENLGMFRAVREAVGGRAAIIAGTGTNDTAHSVHLSQQAAALGVDGLLLVTPYYNKPSQAGVRAHFETIASSVDLPVMLYDIPGRSSIAIEPDTMIRLAQHPNIVAVKDAKADLVAATRVMAETDLLFYSGDDGLTLPWMALGAVGLVGVTTHVATRRFRELIDAVNANDLGTARKINFELQPVVRATMTRVQGAVAAKQILKWQGVLPNSIVRLPLVEPDEAEIETIREDLAEGGLVFS; this comes from the coding sequence ATGGCTGATACATCCGCGAACATCCCCGCTCTTGGTACCCTGCTGACCGCAATGGTCACGCCCTTCACCAAGGACGGCGCTGTGGATTACAAGCAGGCCGCGGAGTTGGCGGTCAAGCTGGTTGATGACGGCTGCGACGGCCTCGTAGTCACCGGAACCACCGGCGAAACCTCCACCCTCACCGACGAGGAAAACCTCGGCATGTTCCGCGCCGTCAGGGAAGCTGTGGGAGGCAGGGCCGCCATTATTGCCGGCACCGGCACGAACGACACAGCCCACTCGGTACACCTTTCGCAGCAGGCCGCCGCGCTGGGCGTGGACGGACTCCTGCTGGTCACGCCTTACTACAACAAGCCCAGCCAGGCTGGCGTCCGGGCGCACTTCGAGACCATCGCGTCATCCGTTGATTTGCCTGTGATGCTGTACGACATCCCCGGCCGCTCATCCATCGCCATCGAACCCGACACGATGATCCGCCTGGCGCAGCACCCCAACATCGTGGCCGTCAAGGACGCCAAGGCCGACCTCGTCGCCGCCACACGCGTCATGGCCGAAACCGACCTGCTCTTCTACTCCGGAGACGACGGACTGACTCTGCCCTGGATGGCGCTGGGGGCAGTCGGCCTGGTAGGTGTGACAACCCACGTCGCAACCCGCCGCTTCAGGGAACTGATTGACGCCGTCAACGCGAACGACCTCGGAACGGCCCGTAAGATCAACTTCGAGCTCCAGCCAGTCGTGCGGGCAACGATGACCCGCGTGCAGGGGGCCGTTGCGGCCAAACAAATTCTTAAATGGCAGGGAGTCCTGCCCAACTCGATTGTCCGTTTGCCCCTCGTGGAGCCGGACGAAGCCGAGATCGAAACCATCCGCGAGGACTTGGCTGAAGGAGGGCTGGTCTTTTCCTAA
- a CDS encoding ribonuclease J, translating into MTQIALPGLVTPPRLPQGTLRIVPLGGLGEIGRNMAVFEIDGKLLVVDCGVLFPEETQPGVDLILPDFSYIEDRVNDIVAVVLTHGHEDHIGAVPYLLRLRSDIPLVGSQLTLALIEAKLQEHRIRPYTLTVTEGQVEKFGPFECEFVAVNHSIPDALAVFIRTAGGTVLHTGDFKMDQLPLDGRITDLRHFAKLGEEGVDLFMSDSTNADVPGFTTAEKEIGPTLERLFGQATKRIIVASFSSHVHRVQQVLDAAAKHNRKVAFVGRSMVRNMAIAAKLGYLDVPEGLLVDIKNIDNLPDNRVVLMSTGSQGEPMAALSRMANGDHRVVVGDGDTVILASSLIPGNENAVFRIINGLLKLGADVIHKGNAKVHVSGHAAAGELLYCYNILEPLNAMPVHGETRHLIANGKIAIESGVPTASVILADNGTVIDLKDHRADVVGQVEVGFVYVDGSSVGEITDADLKDRRVLGDEGFISIITVINKATGKVVSGPEIHARGVAEDDSVFDDIIPKINAALEEAVLNHADHTSHQLQQVVRRVVGTWVNRKLRRRPMIIPVVLEA; encoded by the coding sequence ATGACCCAAATCGCCCTTCCCGGCCTTGTCACGCCTCCACGCCTGCCGCAAGGCACCCTTCGGATCGTTCCGCTGGGTGGCTTGGGGGAGATCGGCCGGAACATGGCTGTGTTCGAAATCGACGGCAAACTGCTCGTCGTTGACTGCGGTGTCCTCTTCCCCGAGGAAACACAGCCTGGCGTTGACCTGATCCTGCCCGATTTCTCCTACATCGAGGACCGGGTCAACGACATCGTTGCGGTCGTCCTGACGCACGGCCACGAGGACCACATCGGCGCCGTTCCTTACCTCCTGAGGCTCCGCAGCGACATCCCGCTGGTTGGTTCCCAGCTCACGCTGGCTCTCATCGAGGCCAAGCTGCAGGAACACCGGATCCGTCCGTACACCCTGACGGTGACCGAGGGCCAGGTGGAGAAGTTTGGCCCCTTCGAGTGCGAGTTCGTTGCTGTCAACCACTCCATCCCGGATGCCTTGGCAGTGTTCATCCGAACAGCAGGCGGCACCGTCCTGCACACCGGCGACTTCAAGATGGACCAGCTGCCGCTGGACGGCCGCATCACAGACCTCCGCCACTTCGCCAAGCTCGGCGAAGAGGGCGTGGACCTCTTTATGTCCGACTCCACCAACGCGGACGTGCCCGGCTTCACCACCGCGGAAAAGGAAATCGGCCCCACGCTGGAACGGCTCTTCGGGCAGGCTACAAAACGCATCATCGTCGCGTCGTTCTCTTCGCACGTCCACCGGGTCCAGCAGGTGCTCGACGCCGCAGCCAAGCACAACCGTAAGGTGGCCTTTGTGGGCCGCTCCATGGTCCGGAACATGGCCATCGCCGCCAAGCTGGGCTACCTGGATGTTCCCGAGGGTCTCTTGGTGGACATCAAGAACATCGACAACCTGCCGGACAACCGCGTTGTCCTGATGTCCACAGGTTCCCAGGGCGAGCCCATGGCCGCACTGTCCCGCATGGCCAACGGTGACCACCGGGTGGTGGTGGGGGATGGTGACACCGTCATCCTCGCTTCCAGCCTGATCCCCGGAAACGAGAATGCCGTTTTCCGTATCATCAACGGCCTGCTCAAGCTGGGTGCGGACGTTATCCACAAGGGCAACGCCAAGGTCCATGTGTCGGGCCACGCGGCCGCCGGTGAGCTGCTGTACTGCTACAACATCCTGGAACCGCTCAACGCCATGCCTGTGCACGGTGAGACCCGCCACCTGATCGCCAACGGCAAGATCGCCATCGAGTCCGGCGTCCCCACGGCCAGCGTCATTCTGGCGGACAATGGCACGGTGATTGACCTGAAGGACCACCGCGCTGACGTGGTGGGCCAGGTGGAAGTGGGCTTCGTCTATGTGGACGGCTCAAGTGTCGGCGAAATCACCGACGCCGACCTCAAGGACCGCCGCGTCCTCGGGGATGAAGGCTTCATCTCCATCATCACAGTCATCAACAAGGCCACGGGCAAGGTAGTTTCCGGACCCGAAATCCACGCCCGCGGTGTTGCCGAGGACGATTCAGTCTTTGATGACATCATCCCCAAGATCAATGCTGCGCTGGAAGAGGCAGTGCTGAACCATGCGGATCACACCAGCCATCAGCTCCAGCAGGTTGTCCGCCGTGTTGTAGGCACCTGGGTCAACCGCAAGCTGCGCCGGCGGCCCATGATCATTCCCGTGGTGCTCGAAGCGTAG
- a CDS encoding heparan-alpha-glucosaminide N-acetyltransferase domain-containing protein yields MTSRATARPSRAPRSPSRPDRLRGIDAARGLALLGMMATHLLPTFEANANLTPTWIGLTFSGRAAALFAVLAGIGLALSTGKQVPLEGRTLGAARRGVALRALVIAAVGLTLGGVEVNLAIILVHYAVLFLCVLPFLGLKLKALFVWAVGWIVASPVLAYLLRPWLMASNPPLKLGHNPKWEDLLVPSRLLGDLFFTGYYPVFQWLAYLLVGLAIGRLALTKAMVPVVLLVGGTVVAVLTKALGTAAMESWGGREALEDVLNAPNYPLDSVLQVNLTGVNQEGSWWWLASAAPHSATTLDLAHTSAVAAAVVGACLLLGKLADWLNLDLLLPLRGAGAMTLTLYTVHVWVVAGFYLKPSPAGWTEDGMYFAHAATAIIVGMVFVLLKWRGPLEWLGHMANQLGRHGAIPSKP; encoded by the coding sequence ATGACCTCCCGTGCCACGGCCAGACCTTCCAGGGCGCCGCGAAGCCCTTCGCGGCCGGACCGGCTCAGGGGCATTGATGCGGCACGCGGCCTTGCCCTGTTGGGCATGATGGCCACGCACCTGCTTCCCACATTCGAGGCAAACGCCAACCTCACACCCACTTGGATTGGCCTGACGTTCTCCGGCCGGGCTGCTGCACTGTTCGCAGTGCTGGCGGGAATTGGGCTGGCACTATCAACAGGAAAACAGGTGCCCCTGGAAGGCAGGACTCTCGGCGCAGCCAGGCGCGGCGTTGCGCTGCGGGCGCTGGTGATTGCCGCCGTCGGCCTGACCCTTGGCGGCGTTGAAGTGAACCTGGCGATTATCCTGGTTCACTACGCGGTGCTGTTCCTGTGCGTCCTGCCATTCCTGGGGCTGAAGCTGAAAGCGTTGTTCGTGTGGGCGGTGGGCTGGATCGTGGCGTCCCCGGTGCTTGCCTATTTGCTGCGTCCGTGGCTGATGGCATCGAACCCTCCACTGAAACTAGGCCATAATCCGAAGTGGGAGGACCTCTTGGTTCCTTCCCGGCTGCTGGGAGACTTGTTCTTCACCGGCTACTATCCCGTTTTTCAGTGGCTTGCCTACCTGCTGGTGGGGCTGGCGATTGGCAGGCTGGCGCTGACGAAGGCCATGGTGCCGGTGGTGCTGCTCGTCGGTGGAACGGTGGTGGCCGTCCTGACCAAGGCCCTTGGCACGGCGGCGATGGAAAGCTGGGGTGGCAGGGAAGCCCTGGAGGACGTACTGAACGCACCGAACTACCCCTTGGACAGTGTCCTGCAGGTCAACCTCACCGGCGTCAACCAGGAAGGGTCGTGGTGGTGGCTGGCGTCGGCAGCGCCACATTCTGCAACGACGCTGGACCTTGCCCACACGTCAGCAGTGGCGGCCGCAGTTGTGGGCGCCTGCCTTTTGCTCGGCAAGCTGGCCGACTGGCTGAACCTGGATCTGTTGCTGCCGCTGCGCGGAGCGGGGGCCATGACTCTGACCCTGTACACAGTCCATGTCTGGGTGGTGGCAGGCTTCTACCTGAAGCCGTCGCCTGCCGGCTGGACAGAGGACGGGATGTATTTTGCCCACGCCGCAACCGCGATCATTGTGGGTATGGTCTTTGTCCTGCTCAAGTGGCGCGGACCCCTTGAATGGCTGGGACACATGGCCAACCAGCTGGGCCGCCACGGCGCGATACCGTCCAAACCATAG
- a CDS encoding MogA/MoaB family molybdenum cofactor biosynthesis protein, with product MSSTTESTLNMPEPHRHGEVQGRKAGVVIASTRAAAGIYDDETGPVIIDWLTEHGFEAFPAMVVPDGEPVGAAVRALLTQHPAVVITSGGTGLSPDDRTPEMTLPLLDREIPGIMEAIRRAGAAKTPLAALSRGYAGASGTTFIINLPGSPKGVMDGLSVLDPVIGHLCDQLEGGHGH from the coding sequence ATGAGCAGCACCACTGAGAGCACACTGAACATGCCAGAACCGCACCGGCACGGGGAAGTACAGGGGCGTAAAGCAGGCGTGGTTATCGCGTCCACCCGGGCGGCTGCGGGTATTTACGACGACGAGACGGGTCCGGTGATCATCGACTGGCTCACCGAGCACGGCTTTGAAGCCTTTCCGGCCATGGTGGTGCCGGACGGCGAACCCGTGGGCGCGGCCGTCCGGGCGCTGCTGACCCAGCACCCCGCCGTCGTCATCACCAGCGGCGGAACCGGGCTCAGCCCGGACGACCGCACTCCAGAGATGACGCTGCCCCTCCTTGATCGGGAAATTCCCGGCATCATGGAGGCTATCCGCCGTGCCGGAGCTGCCAAGACCCCGCTGGCAGCATTGAGCCGCGGTTATGCCGGGGCTTCCGGCACTACTTTTATTATTAACCTGCCCGGATCACCCAAAGGCGTCATGGACGGGCTGTCCGTCCTTGACCCGGTGATCGGGCACCTGTGCGATCAGCTGGAGGGCGGCCATGGACACTGA
- the moaC gene encoding cyclic pyranopterin monophosphate synthase MoaC produces MDAVNAEQSPPSLTHLRQDGTAQMVDVSAKAETTRQATATATVTSTREVLVLLGSGGLPKGDALAVARVAGIMAAKKTPELIPLCHPLPLSKVTVDFELAADSVKILATVKTRGVTGVEMEALTAVSVAALSVYDMIKAVDKHAVLTDIKVLAKSGGKSGDWTL; encoded by the coding sequence ATGGATGCTGTGAATGCAGAACAGAGCCCGCCTTCCCTGACGCACCTCCGGCAGGACGGCACCGCCCAGATGGTGGATGTCTCGGCAAAAGCCGAAACCACGCGCCAGGCCACCGCAACCGCCACCGTGACAAGCACCCGGGAGGTTCTGGTCCTTCTGGGTTCCGGCGGCCTGCCCAAAGGCGATGCCCTGGCCGTGGCACGGGTGGCAGGTATTATGGCGGCCAAAAAGACCCCTGAACTGATCCCGCTGTGCCATCCACTGCCGCTGTCCAAAGTGACTGTGGACTTCGAACTGGCGGCAGATTCCGTGAAGATCCTGGCCACGGTTAAGACGCGCGGCGTCACAGGCGTGGAAATGGAAGCCCTCACCGCGGTGTCCGTCGCCGCCCTGAGCGTGTACGACATGATCAAGGCCGTGGACAAGCACGCCGTGCTCACCGATATCAAAGTGCTGGCCAAAAGCGGCGGCAAGAGCGGGGACTGGACACTATGA
- the glp gene encoding gephyrin-like molybdotransferase Glp: MAATEGRTMHSPPHQHGHARTHNSANPEQDEPAHPGQAHTPRSVAGHRAAVAQLLTGLRSADRTETMTLQAALGRGLAYDVTAPISLPPFANSQMDGFAVNSSDIPDGGAELRVVAPVPAGATPAALEPGTAAPIMTGAMIPDGTDAVVPIERAVPDRFPAPGQHSTVRLPATEAGTFVRSVGSDLRAGERALAAGTHLGPAQLGLLAALGLDTVTVHRQVTVLLAATGDEVVEPGQPLPAGKIYDSNGTLLEGAMRQAGLNVIRTAISADRPEELELLLREHAPAVDVIVTTGGVSKGAYEVVRQAMEGQHAQFLHVAMQPGGPQGIGTFDGVPFLGFPGNPVSCLVSFEMFLRPVLAALFGSPAPRIPVRARLAHGLKSPEHKHQVRRGTLHPDGTVGLEGGESSHLMHALAGSNVLVHVPEGISALAEGDEVEVWML, encoded by the coding sequence ATGGCAGCAACCGAAGGCAGGACCATGCACAGCCCTCCGCACCAGCACGGCCATGCCCGCACGCACAACTCGGCCAACCCTGAGCAGGATGAACCAGCCCACCCAGGACAAGCCCACACGCCCCGTTCCGTGGCCGGGCACCGCGCCGCCGTGGCCCAGCTGCTTACTGGATTGCGCTCGGCTGACCGGACAGAAACCATGACCCTGCAGGCGGCCCTGGGCCGGGGGCTTGCCTACGACGTCACGGCACCTATCAGCCTCCCGCCGTTTGCCAACTCCCAGATGGACGGCTTTGCCGTCAACAGCTCGGACATTCCCGACGGCGGGGCGGAGCTGCGCGTGGTGGCCCCCGTCCCAGCAGGTGCCACACCAGCGGCACTGGAGCCCGGCACAGCTGCCCCCATCATGACCGGCGCCATGATTCCCGACGGAACGGACGCCGTCGTCCCCATCGAAAGGGCGGTGCCGGACCGCTTCCCCGCTCCCGGGCAGCACTCCACAGTCAGGCTTCCGGCAACCGAAGCCGGGACATTTGTCCGGTCCGTGGGCAGCGACCTCCGCGCCGGAGAACGGGCGCTTGCGGCCGGAACGCACCTGGGTCCTGCGCAGCTGGGGCTCCTGGCCGCGTTGGGCCTTGACACCGTAACGGTTCACCGGCAGGTAACTGTCCTGCTTGCCGCAACAGGGGACGAAGTGGTGGAACCCGGCCAGCCGCTGCCCGCCGGCAAGATCTACGATTCCAACGGCACGCTGCTGGAAGGCGCCATGCGGCAGGCCGGACTGAACGTCATCCGCACGGCCATCTCCGCGGACCGGCCCGAAGAGCTGGAGCTCCTGTTGCGTGAACATGCGCCGGCCGTGGACGTGATCGTCACCACCGGTGGGGTCAGCAAGGGCGCCTACGAAGTGGTGCGCCAGGCCATGGAAGGGCAGCATGCCCAATTCCTGCACGTGGCCATGCAGCCCGGTGGGCCCCAGGGCATCGGCACGTTCGACGGCGTCCCTTTCCTGGGCTTTCCGGGCAACCCCGTCAGCTGCCTGGTTTCCTTCGAAATGTTCCTCCGCCCCGTGCTGGCCGCGCTGTTCGGCTCACCGGCACCACGCATCCCAGTCCGGGCCCGGCTTGCCCACGGACTTAAGTCGCCCGAACACAAGCACCAGGTCCGCCGCGGCACTCTCCATCCGGACGGGACCGTTGGACTCGAAGGCGGCGAAAGCTCGCATCTGATGCACGCCCTGGCTGGTTCGAATGTGCTGGTGCATGTCCCGGAAGGCATCTCGGCGCTCGCCGAGGGCGATGAAGTGGAAGTATGGATGCTGTGA
- a CDS encoding carbon-nitrogen hydrolase family protein: protein MSDALTVSTVQYQALDGGVATNAMEHVRLIEDAESHGSRLVLFPELSLTGYNLPLLEDPGQWLQPEDPRLGDIREICRRTGITAVVGGAYREPDGTPRLAALAIHPEGVTDAAFKTHLHGQEKDIFAAGEGAIVLELDGWRIALAICFDAAFPSHSAMAAGSGADAYAVSALYTRDEEHRLALHLGARAMDNRMFGILANLGGTTSLGPSCGLSGFWGPDGLLMKRAAGTGTEVVTAILQRSALRKFR, encoded by the coding sequence GTGAGTGATGCCCTGACTGTTTCCACCGTCCAGTACCAGGCCCTCGACGGTGGCGTCGCCACCAATGCAATGGAGCATGTGCGCCTGATAGAAGATGCGGAGTCGCACGGCTCCAGGCTGGTGCTCTTTCCCGAACTCTCACTGACGGGCTACAACCTGCCGCTGCTGGAGGACCCCGGGCAGTGGCTCCAGCCGGAGGACCCGCGGCTGGGTGATATTCGCGAGATCTGCCGCCGCACCGGAATTACGGCAGTTGTCGGGGGCGCCTACCGGGAACCGGACGGCACGCCCAGGCTGGCTGCACTGGCCATCCACCCTGAAGGCGTCACAGACGCCGCCTTCAAGACGCATCTCCATGGCCAGGAGAAAGACATCTTCGCCGCCGGCGAGGGCGCGATCGTTCTGGAGCTGGATGGCTGGAGGATTGCGCTGGCCATTTGCTTCGACGCCGCCTTCCCCTCCCACTCGGCCATGGCAGCCGGCTCCGGGGCGGACGCCTATGCCGTATCCGCCCTCTACACCCGTGACGAAGAGCACCGGCTCGCTCTTCACCTGGGCGCCCGGGCCATGGATAACAGGATGTTTGGCATCCTGGCGAACCTCGGCGGAACCACCAGTTTGGGCCCTTCCTGCGGCCTGAGCGGATTCTGGGGGCCAGACGGCTTATTGATGAAAAGGGCGGCGGGAACAGGCACGGAGGTAGTCACAGCCATTCTGCAGCGCAGTGCACTGCGCAAGTTTCGGTGA
- a CDS encoding molybdopterin-dependent oxidoreductase — MTAVGGAVIDAVPPAVKDWAIALFGTADKMALLTGMVLVIAALAALAGVVEQRRRFAGVGVIAVFALAGLAAVLTRAQVTPNAIAVPFVAALVGMVLLRLLIRRLQAWNTSPSDGDGADVGEADAGGTRANRTEGGDPPARRAFLQVFAAGAAVTAVGGVLAAVWRGAAAGINEARERLRLPAAQSAAPAIPAGAEVRLDGMQPLITPNRDFYRIDTALSVPALDPGSWALRVTGMVDREIELTFAELLAKPLTERHITIACVSNEVGGDLIGNARWLGWPVRELLALAGPKSGADMVLSRSSDGWTAGTPLEVLTDNRDALLAVGMNGEPLPLEHGFPVRLVVPGLYGYVSATKWLTELKVTTFANDTAYWTPRGWSARGPIKTSSRIDVPRSGRPVTAGSVMFGGVAWAQHTGIGRVELRVNRGPWQAAELAPGISLDTWYQWKLGIDLTPGQYEVQVRATDLDGEPQDEERRPVAPDGATGFHTIRVDVKP, encoded by the coding sequence ATGACTGCGGTGGGCGGAGCCGTGATCGACGCCGTTCCGCCGGCCGTGAAGGACTGGGCCATTGCGTTGTTTGGCACGGCAGACAAAATGGCTCTGCTCACAGGTATGGTGCTGGTCATCGCAGCCCTGGCAGCTCTGGCCGGAGTAGTGGAACAGCGCAGGCGCTTTGCCGGCGTCGGAGTGATTGCCGTCTTTGCGCTGGCGGGACTCGCCGCGGTCCTGACCCGTGCTCAGGTGACTCCGAACGCGATTGCCGTGCCCTTCGTGGCCGCGCTGGTAGGGATGGTGCTGCTGCGCCTGCTGATCCGCCGGCTCCAGGCCTGGAACACTTCGCCCTCTGACGGAGATGGAGCTGACGTAGGGGAAGCAGACGCAGGCGGGACTCGGGCAAACAGAACTGAGGGCGGCGACCCTCCTGCCCGGCGGGCCTTCCTGCAGGTCTTCGCCGCCGGTGCCGCCGTTACTGCCGTGGGAGGGGTCCTCGCGGCTGTGTGGCGGGGTGCTGCGGCAGGTATCAACGAGGCCCGTGAACGGCTGCGGCTTCCTGCCGCCCAATCGGCAGCGCCAGCCATTCCGGCCGGGGCTGAGGTGCGCCTCGACGGCATGCAGCCGCTCATCACCCCCAACCGCGACTTCTACCGCATCGACACTGCATTGTCCGTCCCTGCCCTTGATCCGGGCTCCTGGGCTCTGCGGGTAACGGGCATGGTGGACCGGGAAATCGAACTGACCTTCGCTGAGCTTTTGGCGAAACCCCTGACGGAGCGGCATATAACCATCGCGTGCGTTTCCAACGAGGTGGGCGGTGACCTGATCGGCAATGCCAGGTGGCTCGGCTGGCCGGTCCGGGAGCTGCTGGCATTGGCAGGACCAAAATCCGGAGCTGACATGGTGCTCTCACGGAGCTCGGACGGCTGGACTGCCGGCACGCCGCTCGAGGTTCTCACCGACAACAGGGACGCCTTGCTTGCGGTGGGCATGAACGGCGAACCGCTGCCGCTGGAACACGGGTTTCCCGTCCGGCTGGTTGTCCCTGGGCTCTACGGCTACGTCTCGGCCACCAAATGGCTCACCGAGCTAAAGGTGACCACGTTTGCGAACGACACCGCCTACTGGACGCCGCGGGGCTGGTCGGCCCGCGGACCCATCAAGACGTCGTCCCGGATCGACGTGCCGCGCAGCGGCCGTCCCGTAACGGCGGGAAGTGTGATGTTCGGTGGTGTGGCCTGGGCTCAGCACACGGGGATCGGCAGAGTGGAACTTCGGGTCAACCGCGGACCCTGGCAGGCGGCCGAACTGGCCCCGGGGATCTCGCTGGATACGTGGTACCAGTGGAAGCTGGGCATCGACCTCACACCCGGGCAGTACGAGGTCCAGGTCCGCGCCACAGATCTCGACGGCGAGCCCCAGGACGAGGAACGCCGCCCTGTTGCACCCGACGGGGCTACAGGCTTCCACACGATTAGAGTTGACGTGAAACCCTGA
- a CDS encoding molybdenum cofactor biosynthesis protein MoaE produces the protein MDTESVFEIVRAVLSAEPISVDQAIAAVESDTAGAVVSFSGVVRNHDGGKAVQRLSYSAHPTAHQVMADVVAQLVAEQEPGESGAGQPVRIWAAHRIGMLEIGDPALVCAVSAAHRGQAFEVCSELVDRIKEQVPIWKEQFFADGSVEWVGAGA, from the coding sequence ATGGACACTGAATCCGTTTTTGAGATAGTCCGTGCGGTGTTGAGTGCGGAGCCCATCTCCGTGGACCAGGCCATTGCGGCCGTGGAGTCGGACACCGCCGGGGCAGTGGTCAGCTTTAGCGGAGTGGTCCGGAACCACGACGGCGGCAAGGCAGTTCAGCGGCTCAGTTACAGTGCGCACCCTACCGCGCACCAGGTGATGGCCGATGTCGTCGCTCAACTGGTTGCCGAGCAGGAGCCCGGGGAATCCGGCGCCGGCCAGCCAGTACGCATTTGGGCGGCCCATCGGATCGGCATGCTGGAAATCGGCGATCCGGCGCTTGTCTGCGCTGTATCCGCCGCCCACCGGGGCCAGGCGTTTGAGGTGTGTTCAGAACTGGTGGACCGGATCAAGGAACAGGTGCCGATCTGGAAGGAACAGTTCTTTGCCGACGGCTCCGTTGAATGGGTCGGCGCGGGAGCCTGA
- the dapB gene encoding 4-hydroxy-tetrahydrodipicolinate reductase — protein sequence MTEQHPAPLRVAVLGANGRMGAEAVKAVEAAADLKLVAALGRADSLDQLASSGAEYVVDLTVPESTEANVRFAVEHGMHAVVGTTGWDAGRISRLEALLAAHPGQGVLIAPNFALGSVLASAFAAKAARYFESVEIIELHHPDKVDAPSGTAIRTAQLIAAERAEADVPRSPDATTTERAGARGCDVDGIRVHSVRLRGLVAHQEVLLGGPGEQLTLRHDSFDRASFMPGVLLGVRNVAAHPGLTVGLDGYLDLGL from the coding sequence ATGACCGAACAACACCCCGCCCCACTGCGCGTCGCCGTGCTGGGCGCCAATGGGCGCATGGGCGCCGAAGCCGTTAAGGCCGTGGAAGCCGCCGCCGACCTCAAGCTGGTGGCTGCCCTGGGCCGTGCTGATTCATTGGATCAGCTGGCCTCTTCCGGAGCCGAGTATGTGGTGGACCTGACGGTTCCCGAGAGCACCGAAGCCAACGTCCGGTTCGCGGTCGAACACGGCATGCACGCCGTTGTGGGAACCACCGGGTGGGACGCCGGGCGGATCTCTCGCCTGGAGGCTCTGCTGGCGGCTCACCCGGGGCAGGGTGTTTTGATTGCCCCCAACTTTGCCCTCGGATCCGTGCTGGCCTCCGCCTTCGCCGCCAAGGCCGCACGGTACTTCGAATCCGTTGAAATCATTGAGCTGCACCACCCGGACAAAGTGGACGCGCCCTCCGGCACTGCCATCCGCACGGCCCAGCTCATCGCCGCGGAGCGGGCCGAGGCGGATGTTCCCCGCAGCCCCGACGCCACCACCACCGAGCGGGCCGGTGCCCGTGGCTGCGACGTGGACGGCATCCGGGTGCACAGCGTCCGGCTCCGTGGCCTGGTGGCCCATCAGGAAGTCCTGCTGGGAGGCCCTGGGGAGCAGCTGACCCTTCGCCATGATTCGTTCGACCGCGCTTCCTTTATGCCCGGCGTACTGCTGGGCGTGCGCAACGTCGCGGCCCACCCCGGACTCACTGTGGGGCTGGACGGCTACCTGGACCTGGGACTCTAG